The Geobacillus genomosp. 3 genome segment ATCAACCTCTTTATCTGTCTTAGTTTTCAAATACAGTAGGCCGATAAGTCCGATAATCATCATAATTCCACCAACGGTACCTAAAATAACGACTGGATGAAACACTGGATACGGTGCCGGAACGTGTAGAACATGATCATAAAATGCTGCTAAAGTCGTAGAGGCGAAGTCAAGCAAAAATCCATAGCCAACCAAATGATGCAACCATCTACGGTTTGCCGCCGGCTTTTCTGTTGGATACGTACAACCGGCACCACCACCATCAAGATAACGAAGACTCATGGCGTATTTTATTGCAGTAATAATATCTTTCCATGCAACTTTATCCGTCTTTGAAGATCGTATATCACGCCAGTATCTAATCGCACCGATAAGCCAACCTACAACCATCCATAAGCCTAAAATAGTAAACACGCTAATCATGACGCCTTTCGGAATAATTTCATAGAATGATCCTTCCCCTGTATAGCGTTCGAAGGTACCTGAAATCCCGTTTTTGACAAAAGCACCTCCGACAAATACCAAAATGGAAACAATAAATACAATCCAAAAACCCGTTAGCTTTTCACCCATCAATTTTGCTAATGAACTTGGCCATGCGTATTTCACATACGTTTCCTCTCGAATTTTCGCAAACGTCTTCGGTGGGTTGATGCCGAATTCATGAGGAGTCGTAAATGGGCAGGCATAATAGCAATCACGACAGTCATGACACAAATTAGCTAAATATTTCATATCATTATCACTAAATTCACGGCGCCATTCAATTGCCCGCCATACAGCGCAAAAACCTTCACAATAGCGGCAAGCGTTACATAACTCCATTTGTCTCTTTCCATCTTCGTATAGCTCTCTTATTTTTTGATTTTTAGTTTCCTTACTTAACTGCATACGCTGCTTCCCTCCCTGCAATTCTTCCTAGGGTGGCACCTAGTGTAAGCCCAAATCCTGCTAAATATCCACGCCGAAGGACATTTCCAGAGGCAATTTCTCCACAAGCAAACATATTTTCTGCTAACCGCCCATCTTTCATCATCATTCTTGCTTGTTCATTCACCTTCACTCCTAAATAGGTAAAAGTAATACCGGCTTTTAATGGATAAGCATAATATGGCGGTGTATCGATCTTTAAAGCCCAGTGGCTTTTCCTTGGTGTCAGTCCCTCTGTTGTACAGTTATCTAATTCTGCCGGGTTAAAGTCTCCCGGCCGTACAGCAGCATTATATTCTGCAACCGTTGCTTCGACGGCATTGGGGTCTAATCCTAATTTTTCTGCCAACTCTCTTATGGATTGCGCTTTTTCCGGCTTCCACACAGAAGGCATAAATTTTCCTAACACTTTACTATCAAAAATCGAATATGCGATTTGACCAGGCTGTCTTGCAATCAAACCTCCCCAAATGGCGTAACGTTTCGGCCAAAAATCCTCTCCCTCATCATAAAATCTCTTGCCATGTTTATTCACAACAATACCGAAAGGTACGCTATCCAAGCGTGTAACAATTCCCCCATCAAACTTTGGCGCTCTTCCATCTACCGCAACGGCGTGAAAAGCATCTTCCTCTCCCACCTTTTCGACACCTTTATTTAGGAGAAGTTCTAACACATTCCCTTGATTATAAGGAGTTCCACGGATAATAAAGTTATCGGCCGCATCTCCCCAATATCTTCTATGCCATTCAATATTGGCCTCGAAACCGCCGGAAGCGACAATCACCATTTTGGATCTTACTGTAATATACTCACCGTTCCTTTTGATGGTAGCTGACTTAAATACGTTCCTATCAATATCCATATCCACTAACATGGCCTCATACCAAATTTCAATGCCCTTTGCTTCAGCGGTATGATAATACGAATTCATCATCGCCTTACCGCCACCAAGTTGAAAAATGTTAGTACGACCTAGATGAAGCGTCCCAGATAATGTTGGCTGCCATCGAATCCCTTGGCTAGACAACCAGCTAGGCAGCTCCTCCGAATTACAAACTATTAATTTGGCGAGGTTTTCGTTAATTTCTCCGCCTGCGACTTTTTTTAAATCTTCCAAAAATTCATCTTCCAAATAAGTGCCGATCATATATTCACT includes the following:
- the tcuB gene encoding tricarballylate utilization 4Fe-4S protein TcuB, with product MQLSKETKNQKIRELYEDGKRQMELCNACRYCEGFCAVWRAIEWRREFSDNDMKYLANLCHDCRDCYYACPFTTPHEFGINPPKTFAKIREETYVKYAWPSSLAKLMGEKLTGFWIVFIVSILVFVGGAFVKNGISGTFERYTGEGSFYEIIPKGVMISVFTILGLWMVVGWLIGAIRYWRDIRSSKTDKVAWKDIITAIKYAMSLRYLDGGGAGCTYPTEKPAANRRWLHHLVGYGFLLDFASTTLAAFYDHVLHVPAPYPVFHPVVILGTVGGIMMIIGLIGLLYLKTKTDKEVDDEFSVKKGSTFSVALLFVALTGMLVLGFRETVLMGFWLSIHLASVATLFFTAPYSKFAHFVYRFLSLVNYAQEERVERETRVVQKAKQPLVVQKGIKINN
- the tcuA gene encoding FAD-dependent tricarballylate dehydrogenase TcuA, with the translated sequence METDVLVVGGGNAAMSAALSARDHGARRVLVVERAPKFYRGGNSRHTRDFRVMHTRPSEYMIGTYLEDEFLEDLKKVAGGEINENLAKLIVCNSEELPSWLSSQGIRWQPTLSGTLHLGRTNIFQLGGGKAMMNSYYHTAEAKGIEIWYEAMLVDMDIDRNVFKSATIKRNGEYITVRSKMVIVASGGFEANIEWHRRYWGDAADNFIIRGTPYNQGNVLELLLNKGVEKVGEEDAFHAVAVDGRAPKFDGGIVTRLDSVPFGIVVNKHGKRFYDEGEDFWPKRYAIWGGLIARQPGQIAYSIFDSKVLGKFMPSVWKPEKAQSIRELAEKLGLDPNAVEATVAEYNAAVRPGDFNPAELDNCTTEGLTPRKSHWALKIDTPPYYAYPLKAGITFTYLGVKVNEQARMMMKDGRLAENMFACGEIASGNVLRRGYLAGFGLTLGATLGRIAGREAAYAVK